The DNA sequence ACGACGACGTGGATCGTGGCGCTGGTCGCCCTCGCGGCCGGCCTGGTGGCGGGCTTCGCCGTGGCAGCGGTCCGGGCGGCCGCCCGGGTGGGCGAGGCACGCGAGGAGCGCGCCGGTGAGCTGGCCGACCTGCGTGTGGAGGCAGCGACCGCGCGGGCCCGGGCGGACCGGCTCGCCGAGGAGGTCGAGGGGCTGCAGGAACGGGCCCGCCAGGACCAGGACGTCCTGCGCGCGCTGGCGCCGGTCCAGTCGGCGCTGCACCAGGTCGGGGAGCACGTGGCGCTGCTCGAACGTGAGCGCACCGAGCAGTTCACCGTGCTCACCGAGCAGCTCCACCACGCGCGCCGGGCCGACGCCGAGCTCCAGCGCACGACGGCGCAGCTGGAGTCGGCGCTGCGGTCGACATCGGCACGAGGACAGTGGGGTGAGGTCGAGCTCCGCCGGGTGCTGGAGGCCTCAGGGATGATGCGCCACGTCGACTTCGTGGAGCAGCGGGCTCTCGCGCCGAGCGGGGCGGCCCGCGGGGCCGGGCGGCCCGACGTCGTCGTCCACCTGCCCGGGGAGCGCTACGTGGCGATCGACGCGAAGGTCCCCATGGACGCCTACCTCGAGGCGAGCGCGATCGGACCACGGGCCACGGGCGCCGACGCCGAACGCCGCGAACGCCTCCTCGCCGCGCACGCGAAGGCGCTGCGGGCGCACGTCGAGGCCCTCGCGAAGCGGCGCTACCACGAGCAGCTCCCGGGCTCGCCCGAGCTGGTCGTGCTGTTCGTGCCCTCGGAGGGCCTGCTGGCCGGCGCCCTGGAGGCAGATCCCACGCTGCTCGAGCACGCCCTGCGGCTCGGGGTGGCGCCGTGCTCGCCCTCGTCCCTCCTCGCCCTGCTGCGCACGACGGCGTCGATCTGGTCCGCGGAGCAGGTGGCCGACGAGGCCAAGGAGCTCCTCGAGCTCGGCCGGACCCTCTACGAGCGTCTCGGTGTCGTGGCCGGGCACGTCAGCGCGCTGGGCCGCTCGCTGCGGGCGAGCGTCCAGCACTACAACAAGGTCGTCGCCTCGGTGGAGCAGCGCCTCCTCGTCACGGCCCGCGACTTCGAGTCCCT is a window from the Georgenia muralis genome containing:
- a CDS encoding DNA recombination protein RmuC — encoded protein: METTTWIVALVALAAGLVAGFAVAAVRAAARVGEAREERAGELADLRVEAATARARADRLAEEVEGLQERARQDQDVLRALAPVQSALHQVGEHVALLERERTEQFTVLTEQLHHARRADAELQRTTAQLESALRSTSARGQWGEVELRRVLEASGMMRHVDFVEQRALAPSGAARGAGRPDVVVHLPGERYVAIDAKVPMDAYLEASAIGPRATGADAERRERLLAAHAKALRAHVEALAKRRYHEQLPGSPELVVLFVPSEGLLAGALEADPTLLEHALRLGVAPCSPSSLLALLRTTASIWSAEQVADEAKELLELGRTLYERLGVVAGHVSALGRSLRASVQHYNKVVASVEQRLLVTARDFESLAGDSLAVAPVSSDDGQVREFTAPELVTERSA